In the Paenibacillus pabuli genome, one interval contains:
- a CDS encoding glycoside hydrolase family 1 protein codes for MTKQDIKKVFPADFLWGGATAANQLEGAFDADGKGLSTSDMAPFVPKELRNGKDFTFDVNSVELEEFLGGNTDVYFPKRNGVDFYHRYKEDIALFAEMGFKVLRISMAWTRIFPTGEEEVPNEAGLAFYDNVLDELLKHNIEPLVTISHYEMPIHLTQKYNGWEDRRLIDLYLKFANTLFDRYKDKVKYWITFNEMNMILTSLYTGGGILEDKIKGSKEQVAYQATHHQFVASALAVKSGKEKMPNAQIGCMICRLETYAASSKPEDVLQTLKEDQMNLFYPEVQARGEYPSYMNRYFEENGIELVKEPEDDAIIKDNTVDFIAFSYYMTYIGKYDPNDNSNSGMLVSQVKNPYLEVTEWGWPIDPIGLRVALNRLYDRYRMPLFIVENGLGATDKLEEDGSIHDTYRIKYLRRHIEQMKEAVADGVDLMGFTSWGPIDIISCSTSEMGKRYGFIYVDQDNAGQGTLQRYRKDSFAWYKQVIESNGESL; via the coding sequence ATGACAAAACAAGACATTAAAAAAGTATTCCCAGCAGACTTTTTGTGGGGAGGCGCTACAGCAGCCAATCAGTTGGAGGGAGCTTTTGATGCTGACGGGAAAGGGCTATCGACTTCGGACATGGCTCCATTCGTACCCAAGGAACTTCGTAATGGCAAGGATTTTACCTTTGACGTCAATTCCGTAGAGCTTGAAGAGTTCCTGGGAGGAAACACCGATGTGTATTTCCCGAAACGCAACGGAGTAGATTTCTATCATCGTTATAAAGAAGACATTGCCTTGTTCGCTGAGATGGGATTCAAAGTATTACGGATCTCTATGGCATGGACACGCATTTTCCCTACAGGGGAAGAAGAGGTGCCTAATGAAGCGGGTCTGGCATTCTATGACAATGTGCTGGATGAGCTCTTGAAACACAACATCGAACCGCTTGTGACCATCTCCCACTACGAAATGCCTATACATTTAACTCAGAAGTACAATGGTTGGGAGGACCGCAGACTCATTGATCTGTATCTGAAATTCGCCAACACCCTGTTTGACCGTTATAAAGACAAAGTTAAGTACTGGATTACGTTTAATGAAATGAACATGATCCTTACTAGCCTGTATACGGGTGGCGGTATCCTTGAGGATAAAATCAAAGGCAGCAAAGAGCAGGTTGCCTATCAAGCGACTCATCACCAGTTTGTAGCAAGCGCATTGGCTGTAAAAAGTGGTAAAGAGAAGATGCCAAACGCCCAAATCGGCTGTATGATTTGCCGTCTGGAAACGTACGCTGCATCAAGTAAACCAGAGGATGTTCTGCAAACGCTGAAGGAAGATCAGATGAATTTGTTCTATCCAGAGGTTCAGGCACGGGGCGAATACCCATCCTACATGAATAGATATTTTGAGGAGAACGGGATTGAACTGGTGAAGGAACCTGAGGATGATGCGATTATTAAAGATAACACGGTCGATTTCATTGCATTCAGTTATTACATGACCTATATCGGAAAATACGACCCGAACGACAACAGCAACTCTGGCATGCTGGTTAGTCAAGTGAAAAACCCTTACTTGGAAGTTACCGAATGGGGTTGGCCAATTGATCCAATCGGTCTTCGTGTTGCGCTGAACCGTTTGTACGACCGTTATCGGATGCCTCTATTCATTGTTGAGAACGGCCTTGGGGCTACTGACAAACTGGAAGAAGACGGCTCCATTCATGACACCTATCGGATTAAATATCTGCGTCGGCACATTGAGCAAATGAAGGAAGCAGTAGCGGATGGTGTGGATTTGATGGGCTTCACAAGCTGGGGACCTATCGACATAATTAGCTGTTCCACATCCGAAATGGGTAAACGTTATGGCTTCATTTACGTAGACCAGGACAATGCAGGTCAAGGAACACTGCAAAGATATCGCAAGGATTCATTTGCTTGGTATAAACAGGTTATAGAGAGTAATGGGGAATCCTTATAA
- a CDS encoding MerR family DNA-binding transcriptional regulator, whose protein sequence is MRPKQMAAKFKISASTIRNYEAIGLIPPAERSSNGYRIYTDQHEAYLSCIQAMAPAFGMEVTAEVLRCLHRGKPNDAMWIIRGKEVVLFEEKEKLDKLIQDIRIYANENKSAYAEKAFNINEASKLTQAPKSAIRYWEQMGYVRADRDPDNRYRQFNGSHLLKIRLIQTLQSSVYSEDTVHFRQAIVAAEHTDLQGILNVAENIRTYLDKVIESQICGISYLHHLIQFKKDSIFDGVRIIQPNQNEHDD, encoded by the coding sequence ATGCGCCCAAAACAGATGGCGGCGAAATTCAAGATTAGCGCTAGTACGATTAGGAATTACGAAGCAATAGGCCTAATACCTCCAGCTGAAAGATCTTCAAATGGATACCGTATTTATACAGACCAGCACGAAGCCTATCTTTCGTGTATCCAAGCCATGGCACCAGCATTCGGAATGGAAGTGACGGCCGAGGTGCTTCGTTGTCTCCATCGGGGCAAACCAAATGATGCAATGTGGATCATTAGGGGAAAAGAAGTTGTTTTGTTTGAGGAAAAAGAGAAATTAGATAAGTTAATTCAGGATATTCGGATATACGCTAATGAGAATAAGTCTGCTTATGCCGAGAAAGCGTTCAACATCAACGAAGCATCCAAATTAACGCAGGCTCCCAAATCAGCAATCCGCTATTGGGAGCAAATGGGATATGTAAGGGCAGATCGTGACCCTGACAACCGTTATCGTCAATTTAATGGATCACATTTACTGAAAATCAGGTTGATTCAAACGCTACAAAGCTCCGTATATTCAGAAGATACCGTACATTTTAGGCAAGCCATCGTCGCGGCCGAACATACGGATCTTCAGGGGATTTTGAATGTGGCTGAGAATATCAGGACTTATCTAGATAAGGTCATCGAATCCCAAATATGTGGGATATCCTACTTACATCACTTAATTCAGTTTAAAAAAGATTCAATCTTCGACGGAGTTAGAATCATTCAACCAAATCAGAATGAACATGACGATTAG
- a CDS encoding DUF6022 family protein — protein sequence MENRFQIFRQDMTIEEISEVANSYIQSEWRAVYESMHEQLTSAFVEIEDAAYGLYLDQLLPFIFEHLEGTGFRTMEKLEENDFVIAKRLIFRNSIEQWGTEDKRSRIFWNVIYDNHGSPIGTLLTEIPHSHLKFDIPSAPVIYSLRENIKELIVKGIRRIKESDGV from the coding sequence GTGGAAAATAGATTCCAGATTTTTCGGCAAGACATGACAATCGAAGAAATAAGTGAGGTAGCCAACAGTTATATCCAGTCCGAGTGGAGGGCTGTGTACGAATCCATGCATGAACAATTGACGTCTGCTTTTGTTGAAATCGAAGATGCAGCCTATGGTCTTTATTTAGATCAACTTTTGCCATTCATATTCGAGCATCTGGAAGGTACTGGTTTCAGGACTATGGAAAAGCTTGAAGAGAATGATTTCGTTATCGCCAAGCGCTTGATTTTCCGGAACTCCATTGAACAATGGGGTACAGAAGACAAGAGATCGAGAATATTTTGGAACGTGATCTATGACAATCATGGAAGCCCTATCGGCACCCTACTTACGGAAATTCCCCACTCACATCTGAAATTCGACATCCCTTCGGCACCGGTCATTTACTCGCTGCGGGAGAATATCAAGGAGCTG